One window from the genome of Salvelinus fontinalis isolate EN_2023a chromosome 3, ASM2944872v1, whole genome shotgun sequence encodes:
- the LOC129851008 gene encoding calcium/calmodulin-dependent protein kinase type 1-like isoform X1, whose product MPLGDDGHSWKKKTSDVKENYDFKEILGTGAFSEVVLAEEKRTQKLVAIKCIPKKALEGKENSIENEIAVLHKLKHANIVSLEDIFESKTHLYLIMQLVSGGELFDRIVEKGFYTEKDASKLIQQILDAVKYLHDMGIVHRDLKPENLLYDSMEEDSKIMISDFGLSKIEGSGSVMSTACGTPGYVAPEVLAQKPYSKAVDCWSIGVIAYILLCGYPPFYDENDAKLFEQILKADYEFDSPYWDDISDSAKDFIVHLMEKDPRIRYTCDQALQHPWIAGDTALDKNIHESVSAQIKKNFAKSKWRQAFNATAVVRHMRRLQLGTSQEGPSQTTLPSPLRAHLLLPEATETEHTTESPCEGCCSQSADGGAERDPLSNCTYRCHPTSLV is encoded by the exons GGGGGCTTTCTCCGAGGTGGTCCTAGCAGAAGAGAAGAGGACCCAGAAACTGGTGGCCATCAAATGCATCCCCAAGAAAGCCCTGGAGGGCAAAGAGAACAGCATTGAGAACGAGATTGCTGTCCTACACAa gtTAAAACATGCCAACATTGTTTCCCTGGAGGACATCTTTGAGAGTAAAACCCACCTCTACTTGATTATGCAGCT GGTGTCTGGTGGGGAGCTGTTTGATAGGATTGTGGAGAAGGGATTTTACACAGAGAAAGATGCCAGCAAGCTCATTCAGCAGATCCTGGATGCTGTTAAATACCTCCATGACATGGGCATCGTACACCGCGACCTGAAG CCGGAGAACCTTCTGTatgacagtatggaggaggactctAAGATCATGATCAGTGACTTTGGCCTGTCCAAGATTGAGGGATCTGGAAGTGTCATGTCCACAGCCTGCGGAACACCAGGATACGTGG CCCCTGAAGTGTTGGCCCAGAAACCCTACAGCAAGGCGGTGGACTGCTGGTCTATCGGGGTCATCGCATACATCCT TTTGTGTGGATACCCTCCGTTCTATGACGAGAATGATGCCAAGCTCTTTGAGCAGATCCTGAAGGCTGACTATGAGTTTGACTCTCCGTACTGGGACGATATCTCTGACTCAG CCAAAGACTTCATAGTTCACTTGATGGAGAAGGACCCCAGGATACGCTACACATGTGACCAGGCTCTGCAGCACCCCTG GATCGCTGGTGACACAGCTCTAGATAAGAACATCCATGAGTCTGTCAGTGCCCAGATCAAGAAGAACTTTGCCAAGAGCAAGTGGAGG caagcgtTTAACGCCACGGCAGTGGTGCGTCACATGAGGCGTCTGCAGCTGGGCACCAGTCAGGAGGGCCCCAGCCAGACCACCCTGCCCAGCCCCCTCCGAGCCCACCTGCTGCTGCCCGAGGCCACAGAGACAGAGCACACCACTG AGTCTCCGTGCGAGGGATGCTGCTCCCAGAGTGCTGATGGGGGGGCTGAGCGCGACCCCCTCTCCAACTGCACCTACCGCTGCCATCCAACCAGTCTGGTCTGA